The following proteins are encoded in a genomic region of Musa acuminata AAA Group cultivar baxijiao chromosome BXJ2-11, Cavendish_Baxijiao_AAA, whole genome shotgun sequence:
- the LOC135626324 gene encoding phospholipase A1-Igamma2, chloroplastic-like encodes MAIAHPSFSPCFLGLTRPLHLPKRPVLPARSLQIPVLLAAERTAKNHDPSAVKDEPLSSIITELELEKEEEEEEEMAGGEGNGGRVAERWREIDGCDDWAGLLDPMDPPLRSELVRYGELAQACYDAFDYDPFSRFCGSCKYNRREFFASLGMKGVVYEVTRYLQHQPAQLLLTRSRGGGAMTWCEKANWIGYVAVPKVPGILFNERLPELVKRPAEGLPWSCSHVGVELALDHKHSPFLKDTVDPSCFHNLEAHLHLLDGYSCRTLLLLLLLLCFNQILN; translated from the coding sequence ATGGCAATTGCACATCCGAGCTTTTCGCCGTGCTTCCTCGGCCTCACTCGGCCTCTCCACCTTCCAAAACGACCTGTCCTTCCTGCCCGATCCTTGCAGATCCCGGTGCTGCTTGCTGCCGAGCGGACTGCCAAAAACCATGACCCTTCAGCAGTCAAGGATGAGCCTCTCTCGTCGATCATCACCGAACTTGAgctggagaaggaagaagaagaagaagaagagatggcaGGTGGAGAGGGCAACGGCGGTCGCGTCGCGGAGAGGTGGCGCGAGATCGACGGCTGCGACGACTGGGCGGGGTTGCTGGACCCCATGGACCCGCCGCTGCGCTCGGAGCTTGTCCGCTACGGTGAGTTGGCGCAGGCCTGCTACGACGCCTTCGACTACGATCCCTTCTCCCGCTTCTGCGGCAGCTGCAAGTACAACCGCCGCGAGTTCTTCGCCAGCCTTGGCATGAAAGGTGTTGTCTACGAGGTGACACGCTACCTCCAACATCAACCTGCCCAACTTCTTCTCACCCGTTCGCGGGGGGGGGGCGCCATGACCTGGTGCGAGAAGGCCAACTGGATCGGCTACGTTGCGGTGCCGAAGGTGCCGGGGATACTGTTCAACGAGCGACTGCCGGAGCTGGTGAAGAGGCCGGCGGAGGGGCTCCCCTGGAGCTGCAGCCACGTCGGGGTGGAGCTGGCGCTGGACCACAAGCACTCACCGTTCCTCAAGGACACCGTCGACCCCTCCTGCTTCCACAACCTGGAAGCCCACCTGCACCTTCTCGACGGGTACTCATGccggactcttcttcttcttcttcttcttctctgtttCAATCAAATCTTAAACTAG
- the LOC103970525 gene encoding microtubule-binding protein TANGLED1, protein MVAKTPTKERRMAAALNPNLVRETLIKVERCMARLQELQCTVTGGTKVVAGVTLSPRSTRGYLRTSLVCKKESLRMRNNASSRRSPAGKFQGSTNGEWRRMSLPAMLLGETVVEILEASRTTKEAVTAAAAAAMRSRHKTTEPTTPITARRTNKSSSRENTEMQARRVKEKQGRLRIIRSEQSPAVSRARSRIRFKSNSPLATAREEQMVGGRPSVAAHRVSPRNRPWAKKTVLFPNPLFTSSSPTSCHGQRRFYKTRSPVIGRTRPSQSPHKFVIKSPSSTSLKSQFAPKKAVTVRILKSSPEKVVVLKKSRRCSFSPSKLVNRIIASPVKTRPISLLRSSTGLLAGLKQRSGFSTPVRISSSIARI, encoded by the exons ATGGTGGCCAAGACTCCAACCAAGGAGCGGAGGATGGCCGCCGCCCTCAACCCCAATCTCGTCAGGGAAACACTGATCAAG GTGGAGAGGTGCATGGCTCGGCTGCAGGAGCTCCAGTGCACGGTGACGGGTGGGACGAAGGTGGTGGCCGGTGTCACTCTCAGCCCTCGCAGCACGAGAGGATATCTCAGAACCAGTCTGGTATGCAAGAAAGAATCCTTAAG GATGAGAAATAATGCTTCGTCTCGGAGATCGCCGGCGGGGAAGTTCCAGGGGAGCACAAATG GGGAGTGGCGGCGGATGTCGCTGCCGGCCATGCTGCTGGGAGAAACCGTAGTGGAGATCCTTGAGGCCAGCCGAACCACGAAGGAGGCGGTCACAGCTGCTGCGGCTGCGGCCATGAGAAGCCGCCACAAGACCACCGAACCTACAACTCCCATCACTGCCCGCAGAACAAACAAGTCGTCATCACGTGAGAATACAGAGATGCAAGCAAGGCGGGTGAAGGAGAAGCAAGGGCGATTGAGGATCATCCGATCAGAGCAATCCCCGGCCGTTTCCAGGGCGAGGTCACGCATCAGATTCAAGTCGAATTCGCCGCTGGCTACTGCGAGGGAGGAGCAGATGGTGGGCGGCCGACCGTCGGTGGCAGCCCACCGGGTATCACCCAGAAACCGACCCTGGGCCAAGAAGACGGTGTTGTTCCCCAACCCTCTCTTCACCTCCTCCTCGCCCACGTCGTGCCACGGGCAAAGGAGGTTCTACAAGACCAGATCCCCCGTGATTGGGAGGACGAGGCCGTCGCAGAGTCCCCACAAGTTCGTCATCAAATCACCATCTTCCACATCCCTGAAGTCGCAGTTCGCACCCAAGAAGGCCGTCACAGTGAGAATCCTGAAGTCATCCCCGGAGAAGGTGGTAGTGTTGAAGAAGTCCCGGCGGTGCTCCTTCTCACCTTCCAAGTTAGTGAACCGAATAATCGCATCGCCGGTCAAGACCCGGCCGATCTCCCTCCTAAGAAGCAGCACTGGGTTGTTGGCCGGCCTGAAGCAACGTTCAGGTTTCAGTACACCGGTGAGGATATCTTCTTCCATCGCAAGGATTTGA
- the LOC135626325 gene encoding AP2/ERF and B3 domain-containing transcription factor At1g50680-like — protein METTLRLSLCEHEKRDCTLCYSAGKIRMAPAVPAAREGPDSSCIFWGRASPFMAAATGTSNDPNPSTPYRGVMLLPDGHWGAQIFARGHRVWLGRFESEIAAAGAFDSAAVKLHHGDYSHRNLPATRHAAHERRFQETFSIDDVLDMIRDGSYCSRLEEYTRLHAAPIRDLPHARTTGNVTFLEMFVKELTPSDVGKLNRLVIPKKHATQYFPPVVAETADEVRVEFVDREDRPWTFRYCYWKSSQSYVFTKGWNKFVKEKRLQAKDTVAFYRCEESDGHRRTYCMIDIIRHNSGGDRSGGSSRSTSGVIGLGLGFKRKKMENGGEEDHCSCGFSRRKSGVMGVGLDLSLERVTEKKDNEGGVVTGSAAPRKSSETQDKKKGLKLFGVWIADENDRRG, from the exons ATGGAGACAACGTTAAG GTTATCCCTCTGCGAACACGAGAAAAGAGACTGCACACTCTGCTACTCGGCCGGCAAGATCCGAATGGCACCCGCCGTGCCAGCGGCACGTGAAGGACCCGATTCTAGCTGCATCTTTTGGGGTCGAGCCTCGCCCTTCATGGCGGCCGCCACCGGAACGTCGAACGATCCCAATCCCTCGACGCCATACCGAGGCGTCATGCTGCTACCGGACGGACACTGGGGCGCGCAGATCTTCGCTCGCGGGCATCGAGTCTGGCTCGGGAGATTCGAGTCGGAGATCGCGGCGGCCGGGGCTTTCGACAGCGCGGCCGTCAAGCTCCATCATGGCGACTACTCCCACCGCAATCTCCCCGCCACCCGGCACGCCGCCCATGAACGCAGGTTCCAGGAGACGTTCAGCATCGATGATGTGCTCGACATGATTAGGGACGGATCATATTGTTCACGATTGGAGGAGTACACCAGGCTGCACGCAGCGCCAATCCGTGACCTCCCTCATGCTCGTACGACCGGCAACGTGACGTTCCTGGAGATGTTCGTAAAGGAACTGACGCCCAGCGACGTCGGGAAGCTCAACAGATTGGTCATTCCGAAGAAGCACGCGACGCAGTATTTCCCGCCGGTGGTTGCGGAGACGGCCGACGAGGTTCGGGTCGAGTTCGTGGACCGCGAGGACCGCCCATGGACGTTCCGATACTGCTACTGGAAGAGTAGCCAGAGCTATGTCTTCACCAAGGGCTGGAACAAGTTCGTGAAGGAGAAGAGGCTTCAGGCGAAGGACACGGTGGCCTTCTATCGGTGTGAGGAGAGTGACGGACACCGGAGAACGTACTGCATGATCGACATCATCCGGCACAACAGTGGCGGCGATCGCAGCGGCGGTTCTAGTCGGAGCACGAGCGGGGTGATCGGACTGGGGCTCGGTTtcaagaggaagaagatggagaaCGGAGGCGAGGAAGACCATTGTAGCTGTGGTTTTAGCAGGAGAAAAAGTGGGGTGATGGGCGTTGGCCTGGATCTCAGTTTAGAGAGAGTGACAGAGAAGAAAGACAACGAAGGAGGTGTAGTGACAGGATCAGCGGCGCCTCGGAAATCGTCGGAGACGCAGGACAAGAAGAAGGGACTGAAACTGTTCGGTGTCTGGATCGCTGATGAGAATGATAGGAGAGGATAG
- the LOC103970527 gene encoding probable carboxylesterase 18: protein MARSVEKGDSEMATARPPLPLKTRLIIAAITAATDAACRRDGTVNRRLFNLFDRRTPPNPSPIDGVATADHTVDPSRHLWLRLFSPASPAPAPGPLPLIVYFHGGGFTFHSAASSPYDGFCRRLARRVPALVASVEYRLAPEHRCPASYDDGIDVLRWLGNGDLVPDLSAVFLAGDSAGGNIAHHVARRARRETLGRASVAGLVAIQPFFGGKVPSPSEERLGGMPFGKLERFEWMWRSFLPVGADGDHEAANVFGPGSAAADDFEEGFPATMVCVGGWDALQDRQRWYCEGLKRNGVDVRVAEYPDAVHAFYVFPELPDAHKLVDDIADFVHRRMDELSKPVDK, encoded by the coding sequence ATGGCGAGATCCGTTGAGAAGGGCGATTCCGAAATGGCCACGGCCCGTCCCCCGCTCCCCCTGAAGACCCGCCTCATCATCGCCGCCATCACCGCCGCCACCGACGCTGCCTGCCGCCGCGACGGCACCGTCAACCGCCGGCTCTTTAACCTCTTCGACCGTAGGACCCCTCCCAACCCCAGCCCCATCGACGGCGTCGCCACTGCCGACCACACCGTCGACCCCTCCCGCCACCTCTGGCTCCGCCTATTCTCCCCCGCTTCCCCCGCCCCCGCCCCCGGCCCCCTCCCCCTCATCGTCTACTTCCACGGCGGCGGCTTCACCTTCCACTCCGCCGCCAGCAGCCCATACGACGGCTTCTGCCGCCGCCTCGCCCGCCGGGTCCCCGCCCTCGTCGCCTCGGTCGAGTACCGCCTCGCGCCCGAGCACCGTTGCCCGGCGTCCTACGACGACGGCATCGACGTCCTACGCTGGCTCGGCAACGGCGATCTCGTGCCTGACCTGTCCGCCGTCTTCCTCGCGGGCGATAGCGCCGGGGGAAACATCGCCCACCACGTGGCGCGGCGGGCGCGAAGGGAGACGCTGGGTCGGGCCAGCGTGGCGGGGCTGGTGGCCATACAGCCTTTCTTCGGTGGGAAGGTGCCGTCGCCTTCGGAGGAGCGGCTGGGTGGGATGCCCTTCGGGAAGCTGGAGCGGTTCGAGTGGATGTGGAGATCGTTCCTGCCGGTGGGCGCGGACGGGGACCACGAGGCAGCCAACGTGTTCGGGCCAGGGTCGGCGGCGGCGGACGACTTTGAGGAGGGCTTTCCGGCGACCATGGTGTGCGTCGGCGGGTGGGACGCGCTGCAGGACCGGCAGCGGTGGTACTGCGAGGGGCTGAAGAGGAACGGGGTAGATGTTCGCGTCGCCGAGTACCCGGACGCCGTCCACGCCTTCTACGTCTTCCCGGAGCTGCCCGACGCCCACAAGCTGGTCGATGACATCGCCGATTTCGTCCACCGGCGGATGGACGAGCTCAGCAAGCCCGTCGACAAATGA
- the LOC135582046 gene encoding uncharacterized protein LOC135582046 yields MVGIFALFSAGRISHRRTKSAADVRQVFLAPNMEVGGSSTGTDHEADVNDEFKPIEHPTEPLDHDQPVRCPLPDPSILDDGGTWKGRISSASAGTAGLPMVKQDTDVEPQAGETTAHSISPGRVSSASIGVPEHRFVTVLEEDCNTDETQIAHG; encoded by the exons ATGGTCGGCATCTTCGCTCTGTTCTCCGCCGGGAGGATCAGCCACCGCCGGACGAAGAGCGCGGCT GACGTGAGGCAAGTATTTTTGGCTCCAAACATGGAGGTCGGAGGTTCCTCTACCGGCACTGACCATGAAGCTGATGTAAACGACGAGTTCAAACCGATCGAGCACCCGACGGAGCCGCTCGACCACGATCAACCCGTGAGATGCCCGCTGCCCGATCCTTCGATACTTGAT GATGGTGGAACGTGGAAGGGAAGGATATCTTCTGCAAGTGCCGGCACAGCTGGCTTGCCCATGGTGAAGCAAGACACGGATGTGGAACCTCAAGCTGGTGAAACCACGGCGCATTCCATCTCACCTGGACGCGTCTCGTCGGCATCCATCGGCGTTCCTGAGCATCGTTTCGTGACCGTGCTTGAAGAAGACTGCAACACGGATGAAACCCAGATTGCGCATGGCTGA